In Acidobacteriota bacterium, the following proteins share a genomic window:
- a CDS encoding CHAT domain-containing protein, which yields MRSPLAVVDSVKAGSAAALAGMDVGDRVTAVNGKEGFSLEELLAFRFDWETARDTRLTLDRAGAEREANLPQGNWGCEFRADLSNPALQRLVQARAELKASETREQGMKALEALAVEAEEAGFAQTGLWVRLDLARTLGDRHRWKEAREVLQRVRQLAPERSFWQISAVLREAETLGASGENDTAEAAFRRAKGLAEAGDSEMRLAAALSWWTRFEYTRGRLAEATTLGEAYQAICERLAPGSLAEAAGLNNLGVFALERGDLETSRALQARALEIRNRIAPGGLPVGRSLNNLGRLAQEMGDLAAAREYLINSLAIHQRLAPDGNACAANFDNLGIVAMMQGDLAAARAYHLRALAIEERLAPDGPTVAGTLNNLGVVARGQGDLAAARAYFLRALAIKERLAPDSRSTGAALTNLGVVAQDQGDLPSARAYYLRSMAIEERLAPGSLSLAECLNNLGVVEEDLGNPEPSEAYFLKALAIRRRLAPESLAMATSLHNRGIAARKRGDLPAARESSLKATEIRRQLAPGSLALADSLRELARLERLAHDLPRATDLLSEAVDCLETQRGKTGGESAKTTFSSAHGAFYTDLIAALLDAGRPEQALETLERSRARALLEIVSTRYLDLRGHIPPSLLDRRNQLARERKTLYEKLALADSHTDPRDIQAWRAGLLTLPQREDALAEEIRKASPLLAALEYPRPLDFRGMAAALAPGTLLLAFAVADKETFLFALRSPLCPGRDAVIGKGRRRGETTRLDPGKTPPASAGPAARDGRETPREGLSLRVLRLPLSRGALEESVRSFRDQLGPDAATETDSGSWKAAAAKLYEALLGKVSREIAACDRILLLPDGPLHLLPFTTLLPPAQPRFKGLKAGEALGLQKPISVEPSLTVYAELKARGPRARLPGQSAWTGFGDPAYPAPGKGEELRGGMAGWRTRGFTLVRLPGTRREIVGISSLFGRSARAFLGDQATETAVRALPKDTPYLHFACHGLIDAEFPMDSALALTPPPRAEPPDAASEGDHDTDGLLQAWEIIQDLAVDAECVVLSACETGTGKVLAGEGILGLTRAFFHAGARSVVVSLWPISDESTFLLMEAFYRELLSGTPRDVALMRAQRALGGGGAPPGRGPAPRAPDARPAAPNPRRDLSHPFYWAAFQLHGQGD from the coding sequence GTGCGATCGCCCCTGGCGGTGGTCGACTCGGTCAAGGCCGGCTCCGCCGCCGCCCTGGCCGGCATGGATGTGGGTGACCGGGTCACCGCCGTCAACGGGAAAGAAGGGTTTTCCCTGGAGGAGTTGCTGGCCTTCCGCTTCGACTGGGAGACCGCAAGGGACACCCGGCTCACGCTGGACCGGGCGGGCGCGGAGAGGGAAGCGAATCTTCCCCAGGGCAACTGGGGGTGCGAGTTCCGGGCGGACCTCTCCAACCCGGCTCTCCAGCGGCTTGTCCAGGCACGGGCGGAACTCAAGGCATCCGAGACCCGGGAACAGGGCATGAAGGCGCTGGAGGCCCTCGCGGTGGAGGCCGAGGAGGCCGGCTTCGCCCAGACCGGCCTCTGGGTGAGGCTTGACCTGGCCAGGACCCTCGGGGACCGGCACCGGTGGAAAGAAGCCCGGGAAGTTCTCCAGCGCGTCCGGCAACTGGCCCCGGAGAGAAGCTTCTGGCAGATCAGCGCCGTCCTCCGCGAAGCGGAGACCCTGGGGGCATCCGGCGAGAACGATACGGCGGAAGCAGCCTTCCGGCGAGCGAAGGGCCTGGCGGAGGCCGGCGACTCGGAGATGCGGCTGGCCGCTGCCCTCAGTTGGTGGACGAGGTTTGAATACACGAGGGGAAGGCTTGCCGAGGCCACGACGCTGGGCGAAGCGTACCAGGCGATCTGCGAGCGGCTCGCGCCGGGGAGCCTGGCCGAAGCCGCCGGCCTGAACAACCTGGGCGTCTTCGCCCTGGAGCGGGGAGACCTGGAGACGTCCAGGGCGCTGCAGGCGAGGGCCCTGGAGATCCGGAATCGCATCGCGCCGGGAGGCCTTCCCGTCGGCAGGAGCCTCAACAACCTGGGGCGCCTGGCCCAGGAGATGGGCGACCTGGCCGCCGCGCGGGAGTATCTGATCAATTCCCTGGCGATCCATCAGCGCCTGGCGCCGGACGGCAATGCCTGCGCCGCGAACTTCGACAACCTGGGCATCGTGGCGATGATGCAGGGGGACCTGGCCGCCGCCCGGGCGTACCACCTGCGCGCCCTCGCAATCGAGGAACGCCTGGCGCCGGACGGGCCCACCGTGGCCGGCACCCTCAACAACCTCGGCGTCGTGGCCCGGGGCCAGGGGGACCTGGCCGCCGCCCGGGCGTACTTCCTGCGCGCCCTCGCCATCAAGGAGCGACTGGCCCCGGACAGCCGCAGTACGGGAGCCGCTCTCACCAACCTGGGGGTCGTCGCGCAGGACCAGGGGGACTTGCCGTCCGCCCGGGCGTATTACCTGAGGTCCATGGCCATCGAGGAGCGCCTGGCGCCGGGAAGCCTGAGCCTGGCGGAATGCCTCAACAACCTGGGCGTCGTGGAGGAGGACCTGGGAAATCCCGAGCCCTCTGAAGCGTACTTCCTCAAGGCCCTGGCGATTCGTCGGCGCCTGGCGCCCGAGAGCCTCGCCATGGCGACCAGCCTGCACAACCGGGGTATCGCGGCGCGAAAACGCGGAGATCTCCCCGCGGCGAGGGAAAGCTCCCTCAAGGCAACCGAAATCCGGCGGCAGCTCGCGCCGGGGAGCCTCGCCCTCGCCGACAGTCTCCGCGAACTGGCGCGCCTGGAGCGGCTCGCCCACGACCTCCCCCGCGCGACGGACCTCCTCTCCGAGGCCGTGGATTGCCTGGAAACCCAGCGCGGGAAGACGGGGGGGGAATCGGCGAAAACCACCTTTTCCTCGGCGCACGGCGCTTTCTACACGGACCTCATCGCCGCCCTCCTGGATGCGGGGCGGCCCGAGCAGGCCCTGGAAACCCTGGAGCGTTCCCGGGCGCGGGCGCTCCTGGAGATCGTCTCCACCCGTTACCTCGATTTGAGGGGGCACATTCCCCCCTCCCTCCTGGACCGGCGGAACCAGCTCGCCCGCGAGAGGAAGACCCTCTACGAAAAGTTGGCCCTGGCCGACAGCCACACCGACCCCAGGGATATCCAGGCCTGGCGCGCGGGGCTGCTCACGCTCCCGCAGAGGGAGGATGCCCTGGCGGAGGAGATCCGGAAAGCCTCGCCCCTTTTGGCCGCGCTCGAGTACCCCCGGCCGCTTGACTTCCGCGGGATGGCGGCGGCGCTGGCGCCGGGGACCCTCCTCCTGGCCTTCGCGGTGGCCGACAAGGAGACCTTTCTTTTCGCGCTCCGCTCCCCCCTGTGCCCAGGCCGTGACGCCGTGATCGGGAAAGGCCGCCGGCGCGGGGAAACGACGAGGCTTGACCCTGGAAAGACTCCGCCCGCCTCCGCGGGACCTGCCGCGCGGGATGGCCGTGAGACGCCGAGGGAGGGCCTCTCCCTGCGAGTCCTGCGCCTTCCCCTCTCGAGGGGGGCGCTGGAGGAGAGCGTGCGCTCCTTCCGGGACCAGCTTGGGCCCGACGCGGCCACGGAGACCGACTCCGGCAGCTGGAAGGCCGCGGCCGCGAAGCTCTACGAGGCGCTCCTCGGGAAGGTCTCCCGGGAGATCGCCGCCTGCGACCGGATCCTTCTCCTCCCCGACGGGCCCCTTCACCTCCTCCCCTTCACGACCCTCCTGCCGCCCGCGCAACCTCGCTTCAAAGGACTGAAAGCGGGGGAAGCTTTGGGCCTGCAGAAGCCCATCTCCGTCGAGCCCTCCCTGACGGTCTACGCGGAACTGAAGGCACGCGGACCCAGGGCCCGGCTCCCCGGGCAAAGCGCGTGGACCGGCTTTGGAGACCCCGCCTACCCGGCGCCGGGAAAGGGGGAGGAACTTCGGGGCGGGATGGCCGGGTGGAGGACGCGGGGCTTCACGCTGGTCCGGCTGCCCGGGACACGCCGGGAGATCGTGGGAATCTCGTCGCTGTTCGGGCGGAGCGCCCGCGCCTTTCTGGGGGACCAGGCCACGGAAACTGCGGTGCGGGCCCTTCCGAAGGATACGCCGTACCTCCACTTCGCGTGCCACGGTCTCATCGACGCGGAATTCCCCATGGACTCGGCGCTGGCGCTGACCCCGCCCCCGCGGGCGGAGCCCCCGGACGCCGCCTCGGAGGGCGACCACGACACGGACGGGCTCCTGCAGGCCTGGGAGATCATCCAGGACCTCGCGGTGGACGCCGAGTGCGTGGTGCTCTCGGCCTGCGAGACGGGCACCGGGAAGGTCCTCGCCGGGGAGGGCATCCTGGGCCTCACGAGGGCCTTCTTCCACGCGGGCGCCCGGAGCGTGGTGGTCTCCCTCTGGCCCATCTCCGACGAATCCACGTTCCTGCTCATGGAGGCATTCTACCGCGAACTCCTCTCCGGCACGCCGCGGGACGTGGCCCTCATGCGGGCCCAGCGGGCGCTCGGCGGGGGTGGGGCGCCGCCCGGGCGAGGGCCCGCCCCTCGCGCGCCGGATGCCCGCCCCGCCGCCCCAAACCCGCGCCGCGACCTCTCCCACCCCTTCTACTGGGCGGCCTTCCAGCTTCACGGACAGGGCGACTGA
- a CDS encoding GGDEF domain-containing protein has product MAIEEHTKIVRMEDLQERLKSGSDCLLEIYGKNLGRRVELGFTRITIGREEDNDLVLDSESASRKHSEIFLLNGERMIGDLGSTNGTFVNDIRVDRAPLSNGDLIRIGNTVLKFLAGSHIESLYYEEIHRMVITDGLTQIANKRHLLEEMVRELWRADRHNRDLSLILFDLDHFKAVNDKFGHVAGDQILKELTDLVRPRIRKDEVFGRYGGEEFIVLLPETNKENALVFAESIRAMVESHAFHFSGIWIPITISVGVAQFASESHPTPESFIEEADLALYRAKEGGRNRVCF; this is encoded by the coding sequence ATGGCCATCGAGGAACACACCAAGATCGTCCGGATGGAAGACCTTCAGGAGCGCCTGAAATCGGGGTCCGACTGTCTCCTCGAGATCTACGGGAAGAACCTCGGCCGCCGGGTTGAGTTGGGCTTCACGCGGATCACCATCGGCCGGGAGGAGGACAACGACCTGGTCCTCGACAGCGAGTCGGCGTCCCGCAAGCACAGCGAGATCTTTCTCCTCAACGGCGAGCGGATGATCGGGGACCTGGGGAGCACCAACGGGACCTTTGTCAACGACATCCGCGTGGACCGCGCCCCGCTCTCCAACGGCGACCTCATCCGGATCGGGAACACCGTCCTGAAGTTTTTGGCCGGGTCCCACATCGAGTCCCTCTACTACGAGGAAATCCACCGGATGGTCATCACGGACGGCCTCACCCAGATCGCCAACAAGCGGCACCTCCTCGAGGAGATGGTGAGGGAACTCTGGCGCGCCGACCGCCACAACCGGGACCTCTCCCTCATCCTCTTCGACCTCGATCACTTCAAGGCGGTCAACGACAAGTTCGGCCACGTGGCAGGGGACCAGATCCTCAAGGAGCTGACCGACCTGGTCCGGCCCCGCATCCGCAAGGACGAGGTCTTCGGGCGTTACGGCGGCGAGGAGTTCATCGTGCTCCTCCCGGAGACCAACAAGGAGAACGCCCTCGTCTTCGCCGAGTCCATCCGGGCCATGGTGGAGAGCCACGCCTTCCACTTCTCGGGGATCTGGATTCCCATCACCATCAGCGTCGGTGTCGCCCAGTTCGCCTCCGAGAGCCACCCCACCCCCGAGTCCTTCATCGAGGAGGCCGACCTGGCCCTCTACCGCGCCAAGGAAGGCGGCCGCAACCGCGTGTGCTTCTAG